The genome window TTTCTTTTGCTGAGGGAAATATCTCTTTGCAACGGTTCCAAATCCAGTGAGCTCCGTCTCCTATGATTCCCAAGCGTATCTCCGCTTCGGGGATAAGACCTGCCTCCTTGATCTTCACTAGATCTTGAGCTAATTCGTGATCTTCGCAGACCTGATGCCAGCTGATTAAATGATTAATGCTTGTACCATCGATGAGATAAAGCCTAAAACCTTTAATCTCTTTCCATTCTCCTTTTCCTCTTTTCTCTTTGCGGCGGTGAGGGCTGGGCTCTGGACGCATCGGGCCGTGGGCTCCATCCAGGGCGAGCATCATAATGGGACGACGAAACTTATTCTTTGAGATGTTTTCTATCTTTTTGTGAATCTCTTCTTTAGACGGACAGATATCTAAAATCCCCACTTCCTGACCTATGGTATTCGTGGCCTCATGCATATGATGTTCGCTTAGCTTTACACCAGTTATCCTCTCGTAGGTCTCGCTGGCCGTCTCATAAGCGGTTTCGCTAGACAACCAGGCTTCAACATCCTGTATATCATACTGTTTCGAGGATCGAGACAACCCAAGGGCTTCATCTAATGGATAATTTCCAAAACTGCACGCTCTGCAATAAAAATAAGGTCTCTCCAATTCAAATTGACCCGCAAGGGTCTGGATTGTCCTGGATAATTTGTCGTGCCTTTGCATGCTTTTGCCGCAATCGGGGCAGTCACAATTTTGCTGATTCAATAAATGACCGAACTTCCTCTTTATCAATCCAAGGATCATCTGACCCAATATTTCGGATCTTTCCTGAAAAACAGCTTTTGAGATTTCTCCTAAATCTTCCATTGGGTACTCTCGCTCAATCTTGTCAAGTCGCTTGTCCAAAAAGTCATAAAATAAAGTTCTCCAGTTCTCTGATGACTCTGCTTTTCTCGCCGCAAAACCCAAAAATATCTCCTCTTAAAATATTTCTATTGTTCCCTGACTATATCCATCGCAGAGAGTAACGCCTGGCGCTCTAATATTGGCATTGATTGAAGTCTCGCCGTCCACCTTTGTGTTTTTCTCTTTATCCGTTCTCGTTCACGAAAGTTATTGCCAAGATAACGATATTCATGTACTTCCACCGGAATATTATAGTTCATCCATAGCCACTCTGTCGCCACACCATGGTGACAGGCCGCCTGATAACTATGTGTATGCCATCCCTTCGAGACTCTCTGTATAAAAGCGACTCATAACCGGATATCATCACCATGCAAGGAAGTGATTTCAATAATTCCAAAAGTACCGTGTGGACTTTATGGCTATATTCATATTTATAGAGCCGACCACTCTTCCTTCTTGTCTCACGAATGTACGGTGGGTCACAATATATCAGCTCGTTGCCAGTGAAAGGATAATCATTCAGATAATTAATTGCGTCATCATGGACCAATTCAAAACCTGGTGGTTTAACATTCGTCCACATTTCAACAACATCCTGGTCTAATTCTATCCCAATATTACTTCTGGCAGGACGTTTGTTCCGCATAACTGCGCCACCGCCCAAATGTGTCTCTATGTAGACATCATGGGGTGGCATAAGATTGATTAACTTTTGGAATACTCCTCCTTTGCCTCCTGGATAATTCATAAAAGCAGTATCGCTGAAAAGAAAGAGGATGTCAAGATGTTTTTTTATATTTTACAAAATAATGAGAATACTCCCAGCTACAAGTAATAACGCTTTCATAAATAATTCCTAAGATTAATATGTTGTTTTAAATAAAAAGGTTCTGCTAACAAGTGGAGCAAATTGTTGGACGAAGCCGCTATCGCGGAGAACAAAATCGGAAATTTATTATATAATGTAACCTCACACCCTCAACGGGAGGGTGAATCTATTAACAAATAGGAGGTTACAGGTCTATGAAAACATTATCTCAATCCGATTTCAACAAAAATTACCAAACGCATCTAAAGCACCTACGCTTGAAAGGACTCCGGCCAAAAACAATCGAGGCTTATTCACGTGCCATCCGACGGATCGGTGATTATTTTGACAATCAGATACACGATCTATCTGAACAGCAACTACTTGACTATTTTTCCAATCTCCTCAATACCCATTCATGGAGCGCAGTCAAATTAGACCTCTACGGACTAAAGTTTTTCTACACTCATGTGCTTCATAAGCGTTGGGAGCAAGTAAATCTTATTAAACCACCCAAAACGCAACGTTTGCCCGATATTGTCACCATTAATGAAGCCCACCAACTTTTCCAGGTGACGAGAAAACTCAGTTACCGGGCCTTCTACGAGGTTCTTCACAGTCTTGGTTTCCGCCTGGGTGAAGGACTACGTCTTGAGGTTAGCGAGGTAGATTCTCAGCGAATGCGGGTGCATATCCGCGATAGCAAAGGCAATAAAGACCGTTTCGTACCCCTGGCAAAGGTAACCCTGAATGTCATACGCCGTTTTGGGCTTGTTCATCGCACTCCACTCTTTATATTTCCAGGCCGTCATGGGGGCTTGAAATCAGCCCACCTGGCAAAAACACCTCGAATAGAAATGGCGTTCAGGCCACTCTGCGTAAGGTAGCCCGGGAGTGTGGAATTAAAAAAAAATTACACCACACAGTCTGCGACACAGATACGCAACCCATCTGATTGAGGCGGGTGTTGATCTGCTTGAAGTACAAAAAATCCTCGGCCACCACAGTATTTTAACCACTGCCAAATATACCCACCTGACCTCTCATACAAATCGTAATGCCTTGCAATTAATTAATGATTTGATGAATGGTTTTTCCATAGAATGGGGGAATGTTATATGATATCTCTCTCCTCTATAATTGAGACCTTCATTGCTGACTTTATCACTCTTTATCATGGTTCGATCCTGCCAAGTCAATTCAAAGCCCTGGCAGCCATGAAGGATTGTCGCACTACGCAAAGCCGCGTCATGCTGGTCCAATGTAATGACTGTGAAAAACAGGTTTTTGTACCGCACTCCTGCGGTAACCGCAATTGTCCTCATTGTCAGAGTCATGAGTGTCAGCAGTGGTTGGAGCGTCAACTGAAAAAAGAAGTGCCTGCTGACTATTTTATGCTCACCTTTACTATACCCAAAGAGCTTCGATCATTAGCATGGCAGCATCAACGCTTGCTTTACTCGATAATGATACAGTGTTGTTGGGAAACCGTAAAAACCTTTGTCCAAAATGACAGCGTATTACAAGGAAACGCTGGAGCCATCACTGTTTTGCACACCCACTCTCGCTCTCTCGATTACCACCCGCATATCCATCTGGTAATGCCAGCCGGGGCCATCAATCAGAAGAAAAAGCTTTGGAGCTTCAAAAAAAGCGAAGGAAAGACGCGGTACCTTTTCAATCACAAAGCGCTGGCTAAAGTGTTTCGAGCAAAAATGCTCGATGCCGTGAACAAAGCGGCTCTT of Candidatus Scalindua japonica contains these proteins:
- a CDS encoding IS91 family transposase, which encodes MISLSSIIETFIADFITLYHGSILPSQFKALAAMKDCRTTQSRVMLVQCNDCEKQVFVPHSCGNRNCPHCQSHECQQWLERQLKKEVPADYFMLTFTIPKELRSLAWQHQRLLYSIMIQCCWETVKTFVQNDSVLQGNAGAITVLHTHSRSLDYHPHIHLVMPAGAINQKKKLWSFKKSEGKTRYLFNHKALAKVFRAKMLDAVNKAALTLPVNYPKTWVVDCKFVGNGEKALVYLGRYLYKGVIQEKDIITCKDGQVTFRYQDSKSKKMLTRTLPGPQFLRLILQHVLPKGFRRTRNFGFLHPNSKRLIALLQYLTGINPNKSSAWFRERPKLTCKCCGGIMKIIKTMIPPSHKSRSFPYKLTKEEAVLVM
- a CDS encoding ISKra4 family transposase, yielding MEDLGEISKAVFQERSEILGQMILGLIKRKFGHLLNQQNCDCPDCGKSMQRHDKLSRTIQTLAGQFELERPYFYCRACSFGNYPLDEALGLSRSSKQYDIQDVEAWLSSETAYETASETYERITGVKLSEHHMHEATNTIGQEVGILDICPSKEEIHKKIENISKNKFRRPIMMLALDGAHGPMRPEPSPHRRKEKRGKGEWKEIKGFRLYLIDGTSINHLISWHQVCEDHELAQDLVKIKEAGLIPEAEIRLGIIGDGAHWIWNRCKEIFPSAKEILDYYHCSEYVHGVGNAHYGKETRESRQWCEATLTRIHFGDHEDVLGGLGKMKAQTQEVQDKIDKFYTYLTNHCEKMHYDTTKRGGYHIGSGAIESANKFISHTRLKRSGAWWYAQNANNMLKIRCAKYNGTYDKIIEKYKKDDQERIKNKKSRKSLRLVK
- a CDS encoding DNA adenine methylase yields the protein MNYPGGKGGVFQKLINLMPPHDVYIETHLGGGAVMRNKRPARSNIGIELDQDVVEMWTNVKPPGFELVHDDAINYLNDYPFTGNELIYCDPPYIRETRRKSGRLYKYEYSHKVHTVLLELLKSLPCMVMISGYESLLYRESRRDGIHIVIRRPVTMVWRQSGYG
- a CDS encoding tyrosine-type recombinase/integrase, whose product is MKTLSQSDFNKNYQTHLKHLRLKGLRPKTIEAYSRAIRRIGDYFDNQIHDLSEQQLLDYFSNLLNTHSWSAVKLDLYGLKFFYTHVLHKRWEQVNLIKPPKTQRLPDIVTINEAHQLFQVTRKLSYRAFYEVLHSLGFRLGEGLRLEVSEVDSQRMRVHIRDSKGNKDRFVPLAKVTLNVIRRFGLVHRTPLFIFPGRHGGLKSAHLAKTPRIEMAFRPLCVR